A region of Methyloversatilis discipulorum DNA encodes the following proteins:
- a CDS encoding response regulator transcription factor, whose translation MLSEFHQPVVLVVDDAPDSLGFLCDALSQAGYTVLIAHDGASALARLEWVVPDAILLDAVMPGLSGFETCRRIREEPGLTHVPVIFMTGLSGTAEVVEGFTAGGTDYVVKPLRVEEVLARLTAHVRNARAVRIARQAVDVAGLGVLVVDALGRVAWRSPRAAECLGQFGIDPAANSTADWLGDPAGLTADPAADARLLREQGDQALYARSLGAVGLGEHMLLLDVRKRGESSTRIAGAQLTPREAEVLSWLAKGKTNRDIGDILGMSPRTVNKHLEHIYEKLGVETRAAAAALAMRASSD comes from the coding sequence ATGCTCTCTGAATTCCATCAACCGGTCGTGCTCGTCGTCGACGACGCGCCTGACTCGCTCGGCTTCCTGTGCGACGCGCTGTCGCAGGCCGGCTACACCGTGCTGATCGCGCACGACGGCGCGTCGGCGCTGGCCCGTCTCGAATGGGTGGTGCCGGACGCCATCCTGCTCGACGCGGTGATGCCCGGCCTGTCCGGCTTCGAAACCTGCCGCCGCATCCGTGAGGAGCCGGGGCTGACTCATGTGCCGGTCATCTTCATGACCGGCCTGTCGGGCACCGCCGAGGTGGTCGAAGGTTTCACCGCCGGCGGCACCGACTACGTGGTCAAGCCCTTGCGCGTTGAAGAGGTGCTGGCGCGGCTGACCGCCCACGTGCGCAACGCGCGCGCGGTGCGCATCGCCCGCCAGGCGGTGGACGTGGCTGGCCTCGGCGTGCTGGTGGTCGATGCGCTGGGTCGTGTCGCCTGGCGTTCGCCGCGTGCGGCGGAGTGCCTGGGCCAGTTCGGCATCGACCCCGCGGCGAACTCGACCGCCGACTGGCTGGGTGACCCGGCCGGCCTCACGGCGGATCCCGCCGCCGACGCGCGCCTGCTGCGCGAGCAGGGCGATCAGGCGCTGTATGCGCGCAGCCTGGGCGCGGTGGGGCTGGGCGAACACATGCTGCTGCTCGACGTCAGAAAGCGCGGCGAATCGAGCACCCGCATCGCCGGCGCCCAGCTGACGCCGCGCGAGGCCGAAGTGCTGTCCTGGCTGGCCAAGGGCAAGACCAACCGCGACATCGGCGACATCCTCGGCATGAGCCCGCGCACTGTTAACAAGCACCTGGAGCACATCTACGAAAAGCTCGGCGTCGAAACCCGCGCCGCTGCCGCCGCGCTGGCGATGCGCGCGTCCAGCGACTGA
- a CDS encoding ATP-binding protein — MSEATHQIFKIRRDYNTWVANETLEDYALRYTPRSFRKWSEWRVANTAFGAVSFLALEAIGGAIALNYGFTNALYAILLVGLITFLTGLPISYCAAKYGVDMDLLTRGAGFGYLGSTITSLVYASFTFIFFAIEAAIMALAFEMYFGLPLAWSYLLCSVVVIPLVIHGVTLISRIQLWTQPLWIVLLALPYLAVWWQAPHLYSEFTGLSGRSSGSSEFDWIMFGAASTVAISLVVQIGEQVDYLRFLPEKTRENRVRWWASVLIAGPGWVVPGMVKMLGGAFLAFLALQAMVPVDRAVEPTQMYLAGFAYVFDSPAVVLAVTALFVIVSQLKINVTNAYAGSLAWSNFFARLTHSHPGRVVWLVFNVVIALLLMLLGVFEALEHVLGLYANLAIAWVGALVADLVVNKPLGLSPSHIEFKRAHLYEINPVGLGSMLIATVVSVLAYTGWMGDMAQAFSPFISLATAFVTAPLIALATRGRYYLARRSATQWRPGQTVTCHVCENSFESEDMAYCPAYGQPICSLCCTLESRCHDRCKTDASAADQLHAFLNAILPVQLARRVNFRVGHFLVVFLSLTVLLAVIFGVVFYQEAIVSGLYPAARDSLQLTLSKTFALLVLLCAVCAWWIVLGSESRRLAQDESNRQNQLLMREIDAHRKTDLALQKAKDAAESANLAKTRYVTGISHELRTPLNSILGYAQILLRESGSAGKGGSDDTQKRALGTILRSGEHLLGLIDGLLDLARIEAGKLRLDPAPMPLRELLDDLAKMFEPQAARKGLQFRIETTGRLPDYVRVDAKRLRQVLINLLANAVKFTEQGEVLLRIDYRMEVARFEIADTGPGIAADDHARIFMPFERSASGRVIAEPGTGLGLSITRMLTSLMGGELTLESEVGRGSTFRLRLYLPEYLSVPTQTRSMRTVIGYEGPRMRVLLVDDDATQRHMLTGMLAPLGFDVDEAASGREALDCVARVRPDVVLLDINMDGMDGWETARRLREFDGAPIPVLMVSANVFENRSELLRTAGCAGFVPKPVMESELLDQLREALDLTWHVDEPADAAPPKAEPAADAPLAALDDEERAALLRLSRLGHVNGIATLLDAISERSDAAREDCRRLRALVDGFDLIRFTQLLQRDAHAL, encoded by the coding sequence ATGTCCGAAGCCACCCACCAGATATTCAAGATCCGCCGCGACTACAACACCTGGGTCGCCAACGAGACGCTCGAGGACTACGCGCTGCGCTACACGCCGCGCAGCTTCCGCAAGTGGTCGGAGTGGCGGGTCGCCAACACGGCCTTCGGCGCGGTGTCCTTCCTCGCGCTGGAGGCGATCGGCGGCGCCATCGCGCTGAACTACGGCTTCACCAACGCGCTGTATGCCATCCTGCTGGTCGGGCTGATCACCTTCCTGACCGGCCTGCCGATCAGCTACTGCGCCGCCAAGTACGGCGTGGACATGGACCTGCTGACGCGCGGCGCCGGCTTCGGCTATCTCGGCTCGACCATCACCTCGCTGGTGTACGCGAGCTTCACCTTCATCTTCTTCGCCATCGAGGCGGCCATCATGGCGCTCGCCTTCGAGATGTATTTCGGCCTGCCGTTGGCGTGGAGCTATCTGCTGTGCTCGGTGGTGGTGATTCCGCTGGTGATCCACGGCGTCACGCTGATCAGCCGCATACAGCTGTGGACGCAGCCGCTGTGGATCGTGCTGCTGGCACTGCCCTACCTCGCGGTGTGGTGGCAGGCGCCGCATCTGTATTCCGAATTCACCGGCCTAAGCGGCCGCAGCTCGGGCAGCAGCGAATTCGACTGGATCATGTTCGGTGCCGCCTCGACGGTGGCGATCTCGCTGGTGGTGCAGATCGGTGAGCAGGTCGATTACCTGCGTTTCCTGCCGGAGAAGACGCGCGAGAACCGGGTGCGCTGGTGGGCCTCGGTGCTGATTGCCGGCCCCGGCTGGGTGGTGCCGGGCATGGTGAAGATGCTGGGCGGGGCTTTCCTCGCCTTCCTCGCGCTGCAGGCCATGGTGCCGGTGGACCGCGCGGTCGAACCGACGCAGATGTACCTGGCCGGCTTTGCCTACGTGTTCGATTCGCCGGCCGTGGTGCTGGCGGTGACCGCGCTGTTCGTCATCGTGTCGCAGCTGAAAATCAACGTGACCAATGCCTACGCCGGCTCGCTCGCCTGGTCCAATTTCTTCGCCCGCCTCACGCACAGCCATCCGGGTCGAGTCGTGTGGCTGGTGTTCAACGTGGTGATCGCGCTGCTGCTGATGCTGCTCGGCGTGTTCGAGGCGCTGGAGCACGTGCTCGGCCTGTACGCCAATCTCGCCATCGCCTGGGTCGGCGCGCTGGTGGCCGACCTGGTCGTGAACAAGCCGCTTGGGCTGTCGCCGTCGCACATCGAGTTCAAGCGCGCCCATCTGTACGAGATCAATCCGGTCGGTCTCGGCTCGATGCTGATCGCCACCGTCGTATCGGTACTCGCCTACACCGGCTGGATGGGCGACATGGCGCAGGCCTTCTCGCCCTTCATATCGCTGGCCACCGCCTTCGTCACCGCGCCATTGATCGCGCTCGCCACGCGCGGCCGCTACTACCTCGCGCGGCGCAGTGCCACGCAGTGGCGGCCGGGCCAGACGGTAACCTGCCACGTCTGCGAAAACAGCTTCGAGTCCGAGGACATGGCTTACTGCCCGGCCTACGGCCAGCCCATCTGTTCGCTGTGCTGCACGCTCGAATCGCGCTGCCACGACCGCTGCAAGACCGACGCCAGTGCTGCCGACCAGCTGCACGCCTTCCTGAACGCCATCCTTCCGGTGCAGCTGGCGCGACGGGTGAACTTCCGCGTCGGCCATTTCCTGGTCGTGTTCCTGTCGCTCACCGTGCTGCTGGCGGTCATCTTCGGCGTCGTGTTCTATCAGGAAGCCATCGTCAGCGGCCTCTACCCGGCGGCGCGCGACAGCCTGCAGCTCACGCTGTCGAAAACCTTCGCGCTGCTGGTGCTGCTGTGCGCGGTATGCGCCTGGTGGATAGTGCTTGGCTCGGAAAGCCGGCGGCTGGCGCAGGACGAATCGAACCGGCAGAACCAGCTGCTGATGCGCGAAATCGATGCCCACCGCAAAACCGATCTCGCGCTGCAGAAGGCCAAGGATGCGGCCGAATCTGCCAACCTCGCCAAGACGCGCTACGTGACCGGCATCAGCCACGAACTGCGCACGCCGCTGAACAGCATTCTCGGTTACGCGCAGATCCTGCTGCGGGAGAGCGGCAGCGCCGGCAAGGGCGGCAGCGACGACACGCAGAAGCGCGCGCTGGGCACCATCCTGCGCAGCGGCGAACATCTGCTGGGCCTGATCGACGGTCTGCTCGACCTGGCGCGCATCGAAGCCGGCAAGCTCAGGCTGGACCCGGCGCCGATGCCGCTGCGCGAATTGCTGGACGATCTGGCCAAGATGTTCGAGCCGCAGGCGGCGCGCAAGGGCTTGCAGTTCCGCATCGAAACGACCGGCCGGCTGCCCGACTACGTGCGCGTCGATGCCAAGCGGCTGCGCCAGGTGCTGATCAACCTGCTGGCGAACGCGGTCAAGTTCACCGAGCAGGGCGAGGTGCTGCTGCGCATCGATTACCGGATGGAAGTGGCGCGCTTCGAAATCGCCGACACCGGCCCCGGCATCGCGGCGGACGACCACGCGCGCATCTTCATGCCGTTCGAGCGCAGCGCCAGCGGCCGCGTCATCGCCGAGCCGGGCACCGGCCTGGGCTTGAGCATCACCCGCATGCTCACCTCGCTGATGGGCGGCGAACTGACGCTGGAGAGCGAGGTCGGCCGCGGCTCGACCTTCCGCCTGCGGCTTTACCTGCCCGAATACCTGTCGGTGCCGACGCAGACGCGCTCGATGCGCACCGTGATCGGCTACGAAGGTCCGCGCATGCGCGTGCTGCTGGTCGACGACGACGCCACCCAGCGTCACATGCTGACCGGCATGCTGGCGCCGCTCGGTTTCGACGTGGACGAGGCGGCCAGCGGCCGCGAGGCGCTGGACTGCGTCGCCCGCGTGCGCCCGGACGTGGTGCTGCTGGACATCAATATGGACGGCATGGACGGCTGGGAAACCGCACGCCGGCTGCGCGAATTCGACGGCGCGCCGATACCGGTGCTGATGGTGTCGGCCAATGTGTTCGAGAACCGCAGCGAGCTGCTGCGCACCGCTGGCTGCGCCGGTTTCGTGCCCAAGCCGGTGATGGAATCCGAACTGCTCGACCAGTTGCGCGAGGCGCTGGACCTCACCTGGCACGTCGACGAACCGGCCGACGCCGCGCCGCCGAAGGCCGAGCCGGCCGCCGACGCGCCGCTGGCCGCGCTCGACGACGAAGAACGCGCGGCGCTGCTGCGCCTGTCGCGGCTGGGTCACGTCAATGGCATCGCTACGCTGCTGGACGCGATTTCCGAACGGTCCGACGCCGCGCGCGAAGACTGCCGTCGCCTGCGCGCGCTGGTCGACGGCTTCGACCTCATACGCTTCACACAACTATTACAACGCGACGCCCATGCTCTCTGA